Proteins from a genomic interval of Kitasatospora kifunensis:
- a CDS encoding Lrp/AsnC family transcriptional regulator produces MDTVDRQLIQALRENGRASYAELGRLVGLSGPSVTDRINRLEQAGVITGYRATVNPASLGFGVTALIGLQLTDAADHEDVAHRLKDLGEVEDCWFIAGDDSYMLKVRVSDVEGLESVVKRLSGTKGVARTRTTVVLSTKWENRVSELPLPTD; encoded by the coding sequence ATGGACACGGTGGACAGACAGCTCATCCAGGCGCTGCGGGAGAACGGCCGCGCCTCCTACGCGGAACTGGGCCGTCTGGTGGGCCTGTCGGGGCCGAGCGTCACGGATCGGATCAACCGTCTGGAGCAGGCCGGGGTGATCACCGGCTACCGGGCGACGGTCAACCCGGCCTCGCTCGGCTTCGGGGTGACCGCCCTGATCGGCCTTCAGCTCACCGACGCCGCCGACCACGAGGACGTGGCGCACCGCCTCAAGGACCTCGGCGAGGTCGAGGACTGCTGGTTCATCGCGGGTGACGACTCGTACATGCTCAAGGTCCGGGTCTCCGATGTGGAGGGCCTGGAGTCCGTGGTGAAGCGGCTCTCGGGCACCAAAGGTGTGGCCCGCACCCGGACCACCGTCGTACTCTCCACCAAATGGGAGAACCGGGTCAGCGAACTGCCGCTGCCGACCGACTGA